One Vitis vinifera cultivar Pinot Noir 40024 chromosome 8, ASM3070453v1 genomic window carries:
- the LOC100248724 gene encoding LOW QUALITY PROTEIN: probably inactive leucine-rich repeat receptor-like protein kinase At5g06940 (The sequence of the model RefSeq protein was modified relative to this genomic sequence to represent the inferred CDS: deleted 2 bases in 1 codon): MASFCTYPLFFSLTFAFFIVASASSEAEILLTFKASIEDPMKYLSTWSNTSETHHCNWTGVTCTTTPPLSVTSLNLQSLNLSGEISASLCGLHNLSYLNLADNLFNQPIPLHLSQCSSLETLNLSNNLIWGTVPEQISQFGSLRTLDFSRNHVEGKIPETIGSLKNLQVLNLGSNLLSGSVPSVFGNFTELLVLDLSQNRFLVSEIPGGIGKLEKLKQLLLQSSGFYGEIPQSFAGLQGLTILDLSQNNLTGGVPQTLGASLKNLVSFDVSQNNLLGSFPTGICRGKGLINLSLHTNSFSGSIPNSISECLNLERFQVQNNGFSGDFPNGLWSLPKIKLIRAENNRFSGEIPDSISVAAQLEQVQIDNNSFTSKIPQGLGSVRSLYRFSASLNGFYGELPPNFCDSPVMSIINLSHNSLSGLIPELKKCRKLVSLSLADNSLVGQIPASLAELPVLTYLDLSDNNLTGSIPQELQNLKLALFNVSFNHLSGKVPFPLISGLPASFLQGNPELCGPGLPNSCYDDEPIHKAGGLTKLACALISLALGAGILIIAAGFFVIYRTSQRKSQMGVWRSVFFYPLRVTEHDLIMGMDEKSAVGSGGAFGRVYIISLPSGELVAVKKLLNPGSQSSKSLKNEVKTLAKIRHKNIVKLLGFCHSSDSIFLIYEFLQKGSLGDLICRPDFQFQWSTRLRIAIGVAQGLAYLHKDYVPHILHRNLKSKNILLDADLEPKLTDFALDRIVGETAFQSTMASESAFSCYIAPENGYSKRATEQMDVYSFGVVLLELVTGRQAEQAESAESIDIVKWVRRKINITDGALQVLDPKISNSSQQEMLGALEMALRCTSVMPEKRPTMFEVVRALQSLSSKTHIPDLELSIGTSDEHSSAPI, encoded by the exons ATGGCTAGCTTCTGCACATATCCTCTGTTCTTCTCTTTGACCTTCGCATTCTTCATCGTGGCCTCTGCTTCATCTGAAGCAGAGATCCTTCTCACATTTAAGGCCTCCATTGAAGACCCCATGAAGTATCTCTCCACATGGTCCAACACTTCTGAGACTCACCACTGTAACTGGACTGGAGTCACCTGCACCACCACACCACCTCTCTCTGTCACCTCTCTCAACCTTCAGAGCCTGAACCTCTCTGGGGAAATCTCTGCTTCTCTGTGTGGACTCCACAATCTCTCTTACCTTAACCTTGCTGACAATCTCTTCAACCAACCCATTCCTCTCCATCTCTCCCAGTGCAGTTCTTTGGAGACTTTGAATCTCAGTAACAATCTCATTTGGGGTACAGTCCCAGAGCAAATTTCTCAGTTTGGTTCATTGAGAACGCTTGATTTCAGCAGAAACCACGTTGAAGGGAAGATCCCAGAAACCATAGGGTCACTGAAGAATCTGCAAGTTCTCAACTTGGGAAGCAACTTGCTTTCAGGTAGTGTTCCTTCTGTTTTTGGGAATTTCACTGAGCTTCTTGTTCTTGATTTGTCTCAAAATCGATTTTTGGTGAGTGAGATTCCTGGTGGCATTGGCAAGCTTGAGAAGCTTAAGCAGCTTCTACTCCAAAGCTCTGGTTTTTATGGTGAGATTCCTCAATCCTTTGCTGGCTTGCAGGGGTTAACCATTTTGGACCTCTCTCAGAACAATCTGACTGGTGGGGTACCTCAGACACTAGGAGCTTCTCTTAAGAACTTGGTATCTTTTGATGTTTCACAAAACAACCTTCTGGGTTCATTTCCCACTGGCATATGCCGAGGAAAAGGCCTCATAAACCTCAGCCTCCATACAAATTCCTTCAGTGGTTCAATACCCAACTCCATTAGTGAGTGCTTGAATCTTGAGAGGTTTCAAGTTCAGAACAATGGGTTTTCTGGTGATTTCCCAAATGGGTTATGGTCATTACCCAAAATCAAGCTCATTAGAGCTGAAAACAACAGATTTTCTGGGGAAATACCGGATTCCATATCAGTGGCTGCTCAGTTGGAGCAAGTTCAGATTGATAACAACAGCTTCACTAGTAAAATTCCTCAGGGCCTTGGGTCAGTCCGGAGCTTATATAGATTTTCTGCATCTCTTAATGGCTTCTATGGTGAACTTCCTCCAAATTTCTGTGACTCACCAGTTATGAGTATAATAAATCTCTCCCACAATTCGCTCTCTGGTCTAATTCCAGAGTTGAAGAAATGCCGGAAATTAGTCTCATTGTCTCTGGCGGACAACAGTCTTGTTGGGCAAATCCCTGCATCCCTCGCTGAATTACCTGTGCTCACTTACCTTGACCTTTCGGATAATAATCTCACTGGTTCAATTCCACAGGAGCTTCAAAACTTGAAACTTGCTCTCTTTAATGTATCCTTCAACCACCTCTCCGGAAAGGTTCCATTCCCTTTGATCTCCGGCCTTCCGGCTTCATTTCTGCAAGGAAATCCGGAACTTTGTGGCCCAGGATTACCCAATTCTTGTTATGATGATGAGCCCATACATAAGGCTGGTGGTCTTACAAAATTAGCATGTGCCCTCATCTCTCTGGCTCTTGGTGCTGGAATTTTGATCATTGCAGCTGGGTTCTTTGTGATTTATCGGACTTCCCAGCGGAAATCTCAAATGGGTGTCTGGAGATCAGTTTTCTTCTACCCCCTTAGAGTCACAGAGCATGACTTGATCATGGGAATGGATGAGAAAAGCGCGGTAGGAAGTGGTGGAGCTTTTGGTAGAGTTTACATCATAAGCTTACCAAGTGGTGAGCTTGTGGCTGTCAAGAAGCTTCTCAATCCTGGGAGCCAGTCTTCAAAATCACTGAAGAATGAAGTAAAGACATTGGCCAAGATCAGGCATAAGAACATAGTCAAACTTCTGGGGTTCTGCCACTCCAGTGACTCTATCTTTCTGATATATGAGTTTCTGCAGAAGGGGAGCTTGGGGGATTTGATATGCAGACCAGATTTTCAGTTTCAATGGAGTACTAGATTGAGGATTGCCATTGGGGTTGCTCAAGGATTAGCATATCTTCACAAGGACTATGTTCCACATATACTTCACAGAAACCTCAAGTCCAAAAACATCCTTCTGGATGCAGATTTGGAACCAAAGCTCACGGATTTCGCTCTGGATCGGATTGTGGGAGAAACTGCATTTCAATCGACCATGGCTTCAGAATCTGCTTTCTCATGTTACATTGCACCAG AAAATGGATACAGCAAGAGAGCCACAGAACAAATGGATGTGTACAGCTTTGGTGTTGTGCTGCTAGAGCTCGTGACAGGCCGGCAAGCCGAGCAAGCAGAATCAGCAGAGTCTATTGATATTGTGAAGTGGGTTAGACGGAAAATCAACATTACCGATGGAGCTCTCCAAGTTCTTGACCCCAAGATTTCAAACTCTTCACAGCAAGAGATGCTGGGTGCTCTGGAAATGGCCCTGAGATGCACCTCTGTAATGCCTGAGAAAAGGCCGACCATGTTTGAAGTTGTGAGAGCACTTCAATCCCTCAGCTCAAAGACC CACATCCCAGATTTGGAGTTGTCCATTGGAACTTCAGATGAGCATTCATCAGCTCCAATCTGA